The following proteins are encoded in a genomic region of Sebastes fasciatus isolate fSebFas1 chromosome 12, fSebFas1.pri, whole genome shotgun sequence:
- the cspg5a gene encoding chondroitin sulfate proteoglycan 5 isoform X10 — protein MQRKEASFFCTGCWRVVLLSCVMALHLIPLSVHGNVGANSTEPDSVANVTSLLSEEEGPVKVNEVVVAVTGMSSSASQDTVTPRAGRIPRAGEEDEQSSGMFGETVVPALEEVGVAAPPQLSPDSAETEHLLPSNPRGSDVMDVSEEEEEDEERLPHTDPPWIHAKDTAVFDLDRLFTTTAQPSAPTNPSNPDVLHVDFFDPSSRGRGLDLAPPSPSSLAHELQGGDPTSWAMPDNYDYLTPYEDGVSPTADEYTYSTTTDAYESDEDLRLSAGSPARSKPRGPGSGPLIPGAALPGAGAPVPNVPVAAPPVASPVDGSDGMGGCRVGYQMVNGSCRSPCDMLPNYCFNGGQCYLLEGMGVFCRCNVQDYIWHKGARCESVVTEFQVMCLAVGASALVVLLLFMIIVCFAKKLHVLKTENKKLRKRRKP, from the exons GAAACGTCGGGGCCAATTCCACCGAGCCGGACAGTGTGGCCAATGTTACCTCCCTGCTTAGCGAGGAGGAGGGGCCTGTCAAGGTCAATGAGGTCGTCGTCGCGGTAACCGGGATGAGCAGCTCGGCCAGTCAAGACACTGTGACCCCGAGGGCTGGCCGGATCCCCCGCGCCGGCGAGGAGGACGAGCAGAGCAGCGGCATGTTCGGTGAAACGGTGGTTCCTGCGTTGGAGGAAGTGGGCGTGGCAGCCCCGCCCCAGCTCAGCCCCGATTCGGCTGAGACTGAGCACCTGCTGCCGAGCAACCCACGCGGATCGGACGTCATGGACgtcagcgaggaggaggaggaggatgaggagcgTCTGCCACACACCGACCCGCCTTGGATCCACGCCAAGGACACAGCCGTGTTTGACCTGGATCGCCTCTTCACCACCACCGCCCAGCCCTCGGCCCCCACCAACCCCTCTAACCCCGATGTCCTCCACGTGGACTTCTTCGACCCCTCCTCTCGTGGTCGCGGCCTTGACCTAGCCCCGCCCTCTCCTTCATCACTGGCCCATGAGCTGCAGGGAGGCGACCCGACCTCCTGGGCGATGCCGGACAACTACGACTACCTCACACCCTACGAGGATGGCGTGTCCCCCACCGCTGACGAGTACACCTACAGCACCACGACCGACGCCTACGAGAGCGACGAAGACCTCCGGCTCTCCGCTGGGTCTCCGGCTCGCTCCAAGCCACGGGGCCCAGGGTCTGGCCCCCTCATCCCTGGGGCGGCACTTCCTGGTGCGGGAGCTCCGGTACCAAACGTCCCTGTGGCGGCTCCTCCAGTGGCCTCACCGGTGGACGGGTCAGACGGGATGGGCGGATGTCGCGTGGGCTACCAGATGGTGAACGGAAGTTGCCGCTCGCCCTGCGACATGCTGCCCAACTACTGCTTCAACGGGGGACAGTGTTACCTGCTGGAGGGCATGGGAGTCTTCTGCAG ATGTAACGTCCAGGATTACATCTGGCACAAGGGTGCTCGCTGCGAGTCGGTGGTGACCGAGTTCCAGGTGATGTGTCTGGCTGTGGGCGCCTCGGCTCTGGTGGTCCTGCTGCTCTTCATGATCATCGTCTGCTTCGCCAAGAAGCTCCACGTGCTCAAGACGGAGAACAAGAAGCTGCGCAAGCGCAG